Genomic window (Theileria annulata chromosome 4, complete sequence, *** SEQUENCING IN PROGRESS ***):
GCAGGAAGATTCATTTTAACGTGTGGATTAGCTAGAATTGAGGGTAAAAGAATATATCGACACCCGCATTCACTAAATTATCAAGCTTCTTCACACTGTGGTCAAAGGTGTGCAAACGTCTGCTCTCCCTCACACTACAAATGTCTTTGCTCTATGAGATCTGATGAATCTCATCTCCACATCGCAAACATTGACTCCATGTTAATGTCTTACAAGGGTCCTGTCACGACATCTAAGCCTCTGTTCTCTGTTATGAATCAAGTAGCTAGGAAAAACGAAGCTCAATCGCATAAGTTAGCCATCGACACTTCTTTACCAAATTCATCAAGATCTTACAGGGTCATTAAACGGACTTATAGGTATTCTTCTTTTCAGGATCGTGACAATAAACCCACCTCTGTTCATCATGATTTGGTTAGTCATATTAGCCGCTTTAATATTTTCGATGTCATGTCTCCATAATGTTTTATTTCATAATCTTATACtattgatataattttctttacATTTACATTCATTATAAGTTTATATTACTAACtatatttatgtattttGTTTATCACTCTTTTatactagtactaatatACACACATGTATATAAGTGTATATACACtacattatattataactttcattaatttgttaataattttaattaaaatatgttattcaatagtaaaattagtttaattttgGTATAATATTTCCTTAACTTTAGAATCAACTTCTAATGCTATTCTTCTCACAActtcattttcatcatcaaCGAGTTCGCCAAGAAGAGGCATTACATTCTTAATTGCCGGTGTTAAATGTACCCCCAACTCATCCCAAATGTGATTCATTATAACCAAACATCCAATCTTTATATTAAGTGATTTCATTGCCAATTGTTCAGATAAACATGattcaatttttattatctaattcaatatattaatatgttattagtaatatttaGATTAGTACtggtatttatatataattagtattggtaatattagtattaataattaccTTGTTATCTTGTGTAATGAAACcattaattaaatgtattaatgatttttcAATAGAGTTTGATACTTCAAAAGTAATATTTTGAACTTCAACATCACCATTAATTGGTAAGTAATCCAATATTGAAATAtgatttttaataattttacaccatgaatttaaaacaacATCTGGAACTGAACctaaaaacaataaatatttactTCAATACCTCTTTTTATATTCCATGTATCTATCGACTTCTCAACCAATtccaataataatttactattCTTATACCATGTTAAACAATTATCAAATGTTATTtcctaaaatattaattggataattataatttattttataatttatttaattaattgttattaataatttattacttgAATGTTAATACGGTTATTTTTGGCTTCATTTAATATGTGTTCAGATATGTGTTCAAAATATTGTGAAAGTCTTGTTGATATTAAGTTTGTTGCACCATATTTACCATACTCACATATTGCTGATAATGTTACTAACAAGAAAATCCTGTTTCCAAGATCCTGTTTGTCCTGttcatatattttagaCTGTTTTTCAAACAAATCTACCAGACTATTGGGTGAAATTAGACTAAAATAGtttattgaaaatgataaaaatgattcTTCAAAATTCCATATCAAATCAACTCCAGAGttgttgaaaaatataCTTGCAAGTTTTGTCGAATTTTCTAGAATCTCTTCAATTGATTTATTCTTCGATCTGTTATACGATACTAAACCTTGTTCAGAAAGTATTTGAGATGATACTGTATTATAATAGTTCACACATATGAGATATATATTTCTGAGATCTTCATGGTAGTCAGGTTTCAAATATCTTATATTAACagatattatttttattaatcttGTAATCTTAACTAGTTGTTCttgatttgaaaataaCTTTATTAAACTCTTTAATTCTATTGATTGACTTGCATAATATGTTATTTGTGTTATTAAAAGTTCACTTCTCAAACTCTTTAGACTGGTGGTATTTGTATTTTCCAATAAATTCAAACAATCGTCTATATTCAATCCCATGAATTCATTTTCTATcaaattatccaaattCTCATTAGAATTATCTACAAACTCAACTTTCCCATTAGATTCTCTAGACTTAAACTCCAATGCCATTTGAATACAAAACTCATAAAATCCTTTCTTCAATGATActttgaaatattttaacaataaaaAACACAACAGTAGGATCAGTATTTGTATGAAATAACACAAATTTGATccaattttcattttcataatcTTTTCActaatttcaattattGTACTGTTGTAGTTGATTCCTATTCCTAATTTACTTTTACtaattgatataataaGCTTCAATGAGTATACTGTATCAACAAATGACCAATCTAATGCCttattttccaaataaAACAACTCAAATTTGTCCAAAGATTCCACTATTATTGGTAAAAAGTACTCCATACAATTCGGTGTGTTGATTATGAAATACATCCACAATTCATTTCTGAAATATGTTATTTGGTTGAACAAATCTTCATTTCTATCAACTTCATAAATCTTTGAggatattttaaacaatttaaacATTATTTGACATGTCAAATTGTTAACCTTATCAAACTCCTTTTCATACTTAAATCTCATTACATTTTCctacaaattataatttaaatttaacttaCCTTTGAACTTGATTGTTTATTTAACCATAATAGgtttgtaattatataaatatcccatttgaaaataatatttgtatcATATCTCTCATGTAGAATCCTTGATAATTCATCTGATGTAATTATATCTGACATCTTTTCTAATTCTTtgtatatacacattaGTATTCCATATACATGGAGATTGAATCCTCCTACTGAATTTATCCTAAAATATCATTAGTGATTTTCTAATTACCTGAATATTTCCaatatcaatttcattatcatTTCATATCCCTCATATCTCATATATTCACCTCTATCAATTGATTCAGTAATCTTTGTTTTTGGATTATCTTGTTTCTCATAATAGTGTTTGTAGTAAACCAATGTTGATAAGAGTGAGTATAAAAACTCGTTAATTTTCATGAACAAGGTTGCTGTGGATGATTTCTTATTAAATAGTGACTGGTCCACTTGTATTCTAATCTTTTGTTCGTCTAGTAACTCTGATATTAATCTAAACACTTGTGTAGAAACTTGTTCTAATTCTCCATTTGACCTATTTTTAACCTTAAAATCCAATATTTGATACCCTTTCAGTTTATCTAATATTTCATTCTTAGCCAGCATCCTCAAGTTAATAAATACCAACGTCgataatatactaaaatatTCTTCCGACTTAATAACTAATTGGAATATTTCAGCGAATTTAAATGAGTTTGTACATTTTCCACTTATTATTACTGTATATATGTATGTGTATATCAGGTATGATGTATATATTGTTCTAACCAAATCAAACTTTCCTTGACTTCCATTTAACAATTCCAATACTACACTTGGTGTATTTTCATcaaaattaagaatattatttactgTCGACGTGACTGTATTTCTGACCACTTCTTCCAATTCTTTATTATCTAATGAGATTCTAACATCAAATACCATCAGTTTGTGGACCagtttatttataaatttcacTGAATCGGCTCCCATTAGTACTATTGACTTATTAATGAACGAACATATCCCGTGATataaactattatatatactcttttcaaacttaatttttccaataattgtatatagTCTCTCTAGTAATTGTTTCAAATACATtactatactattaaaCAATTCCACAATATCTTCAGTATCATCTTCTGTATCATTTGACTCTGTTTGTACCACTTCAGTTTCAACTTTGTGTCTTGTAATTAGATTAATTATACCCGTGACAAAACTTGTTTTCTTTTTACCATTAGTCTGTTTATTTAAACTTTGATTCACATTGTTAAATTCTTCACCTTTAGaattttctattttacTATAGTGTTCtagtaatatattagtatttCTAAGTATGAACTGGAAATCTTCATTTGACAAGTTTCTTGAAATTGTAAAGTGATGAATTATCTTGCATAGGtttaataactttattttcGATCTTAATGTTGATGAGAGTAATTTTTGTACCATAACCTCATATGACTTTAGTAACTTTAAATTCCTTAccaaatttgttattacATTCTCTTGCAACTTTGTCCTAATTAATTGTTCAATGAATAGTAAAATCATATTCTCGTCtgattctttaaatttaaataaccATTCCaatgatatatttatatactttgATCTCGAATATTTACTTAGTTCTAGAAATGAACCGTATATACTATTTCTCAATTCTTCTCCAAGTTTCCAAAATATACCTGATTTATACTTGTTCAATACTACTAGACATGTATCATCAACAAGATTACTCAAAAACTTCACCAAGTTCATGTTATCCAATTTTTGTTCTGATTCCTTTAATTCTATTTCCCATTTCTTATATTTTGTtcctaattttattatcaaatttgtCAATACTCCAAACTCTTGTTCATTCTCATCTACTTTCTTAGTTTGTAACAACACTATTGAAGTTGATAAAAACTCTCCTAATCTAACCAATGCCAATTCATTCCATATTTTACAACTTTCCAGTTCCAATTCCATTTTTAATCcaatttgatataatattttcaatagAAATGATACTTGGAATCCTGATCCAtctattaattctattacTTTGTCCGCAAATACTGTAttaaatacacattttgACCCTGATGTGAAAAACTCAATCATAAACGCCTTAAATATCTCTTCATCTGATGTTATGTTATTCTCAATTATTGATATCAAATTATGTTCATATCCTTGTACACTTATATCCTGTCTAGTTATTTCATTCACTAGTTTTGTAACATCACACTTTATATCCATATCAACAGACGTACTTTTGACCTTCTTTGTTACTTTATTTGTCAATCTATCAATacttgtatttttaaattcattactAAGTTGGTACACAAGTTTGGTAAACTGCCCCAAATATTCACTTGtagaattatatattaaatccAGTATTCTTATTAACAAATCTAAATACACTTCTGAACTGTCATTTGAACAATTCTTGAACAATCTAATTACAAAATCACATCCATTATCAATTGATTCCACTGAATAATCCAAATTGACTGAACAGTAATTTCCATCTCCATCTCCACACTGATTATATTCAACATTTTTTGAAAGATATTGTATTACGGTATTATctttcaatattttattatattctaaaCTCATGAAATGTTTATATCTCTCAGCCAACAAAATCTTACCTTGTTTGTAGAATACTTTAAATTCCTTCTGATGAGACTTTATTCTAAAAAGTTCAAACACGTATTGTGAATATTCATTCACTCTCAAATCTTGGcctttaaattcattatacaATTGTTCATCATTTAGTATGATTTGGATTCTTTTCACTGTAATCAGTGGACTCCGTTTACTGTGTAATtcacataattttaattcatatttCCCAAAAATTAGTCCATAAACTTCATAAACTACACTTTTAATTCCATCAACCACATCActttttacatattttgaCAACAAttccattattaataccatttgcatatattttacatctGAACAAGATTTTATAACCTGTTCTATACTCTCTACTAGATAAAATAAGGCACAAAATGGTGTAAATAAAGCACTTAGTTTATCAACTCCAACATCAACATATAAATCATTGTTACCACCATTGttcatcaattttattagattATTCAACACCAAATCTTCTGTATCTACCATATTTACCAAATTTACAGTAAAAATATCCTTATATTCTGAATCCGTGTAATTCAATGCTGATTTAATGAAATGTATGTATGGTATAATAATCTCTGATACAATCTTCTTGGTCGATTCATCTGAGGCTAAATATActttaaaaaacaattgaaattttttaaataaatcttcacaattattattattcagTATGTGTAAAACATATTTGGACATTAACAACTCTTCAATGTTTTCACACTCCAATTTACCATCCAATTCACACTTATAACTTGAGTCCATCTGTTCAATAATTCTTTGTATCTGAAGTAGTATTGAGTTGAGTGAATATACTGAAGGTATTGATGAAATGAACCTTTCATTAGAATATAGTTTTGAGAACAATTCTGGGTATTCGTTCAGTCGATTTAAGAAATTcgataaataataattaaactCGGGCACTAAGTTGGTCTCATAAGTTGAGACTATGATATCAATAAATGAATTGATTACTGAATCTTTCAATGTTTGGAGCTCGATT
Coding sequences:
- a CDS encoding uncharacterized protein (Tap349h10.p1c.C.cand.21 - score = 124.65;~SMART 2 transmembrane domains 1706-1728 and 1910-1932;~2 probable transmembrane helices predicted for TA08855 by TMHMM2.0 at aa 1706-1728 and 1910-1932), which translates into the protein MSSISEQLASFRDVKNTKLRRFLSEYRSKLPWNTCKVSNSYNYLRSLDENFEKYESLFSDSLFGLSSLSFSDTNENNDIDIFRESKDIEFMTSEELSELNKLIDSFIQHTVQYFLNENTEILIDYLIFKYDIASRFREQLIVSYIQYYNSPYYCKLLSLITIENGTAFYPLYERIKDVTVDFTECKYVTLNLVVSEIVKSFSIYKQVSTCYNKLSRSNSNAISFFNFVNAQYIITNGPTIDDNELRYIINMIIGGLMVDNIEYLNSQICSMISLFSSVQLQVSVQNEIIKMCKFVLNKIVETDMSEYGLVFRNFVLVMMFMLHNQTQTIEKLPHEITIPLVNIINKKSVRQVFLDIKESKKSLDFSIFTNTLFHSLVSYFVKENSEQITTTLQTIDNENRIISDIKNFLQFVKETDLNCVKQIVIKIVYELNKINSRIKTHNESMITFRIDGFELALNPKIKYLPTVLLLGHSIEILRDLSPNILERTLMEYINKLDYEQLKRNIEVILYIYHRKSNNLSTIIMMLYNRYANQLDNFKPIKRDKLDSIHSCLTIFEEIELQTLKDSVINSFIDIIVSTYETNLVPEFNYYLSNFLNRLNEYPELFSKLYSNERFISSIPSVYSLNSILLQIQRIIEQMDSSYKCELDGKLECENIEELLMSKYVLHILNNNNCEDLFKKFQLFFKVYLASDESTKKIVSEIIIPYIHFIKSALNYTDSEYKDIFTVNLVNMVDTEDLVLNNLIKLMNNGGNNDLYVDVGVDKLSALFTPFCALFYLVESIEQVIKSCSDVKYMQMVLIMELLSKYVKSDVVDGIKSVVYEVYGLIFGKYELKLCELHSKRSPLITVKRIQIILNDEQLYNEFKGQDLRVNEYSQYVFELFRIKSHQKEFKVFYKQGKILLAERYKHFMSLEYNKILKDNTVIQYLSKNVEYNQCGDGDGNYCSVNLDYSVESIDNGCDFVIRLFKNCSNDSSEVYLDLLIRILDLIYNSTSEYLGQFTKLVYQLSNEFKNTSIDRLTNKVTKKVKSTSVDMDIKCDVTKLVNEITRQDISVQGYEHNLISIIENNITSDEEIFKAFMIEFFTSGSKCVFNTVFADKVIELIDGSGFQVSFLLKILYQIGLKMELELESCKIWNELALVRLGEFLSTSIVLLQTKKVDENEQEFGVLTNLIIKLGTKYKKWEIELKESEQKLDNMNLVKFLSNLVDDTCLVVLNKYKSGIFWKLGEELRNSIYGSFLELSKYSRSKYINISLEWLFKFKESDENMILLFIEQLIRTKLQENVITNLVRNLKLLKSYEVMVQKLLSSTLRSKIKLLNLCKIIHHFTISRNLSNEDFQFILRNTNILLEHYSKIENSKGEEFNNVNQSLNKQTNGKKKTSFVTGIINLITRHKVETEVVQTESNDTEDDTEDIVELFNSIVMYLKQLLERLYTIIGKIKFEKSIYNSLYHGICSFINKSIVLMGADSVKFINKLVHKLMVFDVRISLDNKELEEVVRNTVTSTVNNILNFDENTPSVVLELLNGSQGKFDLVRTIYTSYLIYTYIYTVIISGKCTNSFKFAEIFQLVIKSEEYFSILSTLVFINLRMLAKNEILDKLKGYQILDFKVKNRSNGELEQVSTQVFRLISELLDEQKIRIQVDQSLFNKKSSTATLFMKINEFLYSLLSTLVYYKHYYEKQDNPKTKITESIDRGEYMRYEGYEMIMKLILEIFRINSVGGFNLHVYGILMCIYKELEKMSDIITSDELSRILHERYDTNIIFKWDIYIITNLLWLNKQSSSKENVMRFKYEKEFDKVNNLTCQIMFKLFKISSKIYEVDRNEDLFNQITYFRNELWMYFIINTPNCMEYFLPIIVESLDKFELFYLENKALDWSFVDTVYSLKLIISISKSKLGIGINYNSTIIEISEKIMKMKIGSNLCYFIQILILLLCFLLLKYFKVSLKKGFYEFCIQMALEFKSRESNGKVEFVDNSNENLDNLIENEFMGLNIDDCLNLLENTNTTSLKSLRSELLITQITYYASQSIELKSLIKLFSNQEQLVKITRLIKIISVNIRYLKPDYHEDLRNIYLICVNYYNTVSSQILSEQGLVSYNRSKNKSIEEILENSTKLASIFFNNSGVDLIWNFEESFLSFSINYFSLISPNSLVDLFEKQSKIYEQDKQDLGNRIFLLVTLSAICEYGKYGATNLISTRLSQYFEHISEHILNEAKNNRINIQEITFDNCLTWYKNSKLLLELVEKSIDTWNIKRGSVPDVVLNSWCKIIKNHISILDYLPINGDVEVQNITFEVSNSIEKSLIHLINGFITQDNKIIKIESCLSEQLAMKSLNIKIGCLVIMNHIWDELGVHLTPAIKNVMPLLGELVDDENEVVRRIALEVDSKVKEILYQN